From the genome of Rubripirellula reticaptiva:
CCGAATCAATCGATCCGCTTTGGCTGCAAGCCGAGAAACTCGAGTTCACCGATCGGCTGTTCGCCGAAGCTGCCCAGGCCTACACCGAACTGGCCGCGCGTAGCGACGACGCGGTGGTCAGCGCGCGAGCGCGACAAGCCCAGGTACGGTGCCTGATAGCGGCCAATGATAACGCGGCAGCAATCGAAGTCTTGCAGTCGCAGCGAACCTATTCGGCGCTTTACGACGCTGATGGCCGATCGTTGGCCGCCGCAGCCGAACTGCGTTTGCTAGAAATCATGCCGCCTCAAACGGCGGCTTGGGTCGAGGTGCGCGAATCGTTGCATCAGCGATTGGGAAACTACGACGACGTTACGATGACTTCGGCGCAGCGGCGCTTTTTGATGAACCAGTTGCCGCAGTTCACCGATCAACCCATCGATTGGCCGATGCAGGACGCCGAAGTCTTGGCAGCGCAGGCTGCCGCGACTAAGGGGATCACTCAAGCCGATGCGAGTTTGCAACCAACCAGTTTGCCTGGACTGTGGGCTCGAGCCTCGTCCGACGATCGGTTGATCGAACTGTACCGAACCGCGACACTGCGCAAAACACTGTTGCAATTGACCGACGGATCGTTGCTGCCCAGTGGTGTCGCTTTTGCAGTGACGGCGCCAACGGAAACGTCCGACCATTTGATGGACACTTCGCTGGGCGACGACATGGGCCGATGGCGATTGGGTCTTGCGATGACCGGCGGCGACCCATTCGATGATGTTTCCAAGCAACGGCGGGCCGTTCATCTTTGGATCGGCTTGCTGGTGATTGCCGTGACTTGCGTACTGGCTTGGCTGCTGGCAACCTCGCTCAGGCAACGATTGCGGTTGGCACAACTAAAGAACGACTTAGTCGCCACCGTCTCTCACGAGCTGAAAACACCGCTCGCCTCGACTCGGTTGCTCGTTGATACGTTGCTTAGCGCCGACGAAAACGACGACAGTCAAGCCAATGCGAAACAAACTCGCGAGTACCTGCAGTTGATCAGCCACGAGAACGCAAGGTTGACGCGATTGATCGACAACTTCCTAACGTTCTCGCGAATGGATCAAGACAAGGCGATTCTAGATTTTCGAACCGTCGACGTAGGCGATTTGGTGAATCAAGCCGTGACGGTTTTTCGCGAGCGCAGCGGAATCGACGACGATTCATTGCAAGTCGACGAAGTGCCCGAATTATCGGTCTCTGGCGACTTGGATTCGCTGGTCACTGCCGTGGTCAACCTGTTGGAAAACGCGTGGAAGTATAGCGAAGATCCGAGAAAAATTACGGTGACGACGGATGCAGATCAGCAGCACGTGAGACTGGCGGTGCGCGACAACGGAATTGGAATGAGTGCCCGTGAGATCGACCGAGCGTTCGATCGCTTTTATCAAGTCGATCAACGCGTGTCGCGAACGCGCGGTGGATGCGGTCTGGGGCTCGGTATCGTCAAGGCGATCGCCCAGTCACACGGCGGCAGCGTTCGGGTCGAAAGCGAACTAGGTGTGGGTAGCCGTTTTACTGTGTGCCTGCCAAAGTTAATGACGAGGACCGAATGACAAACTCACCACGCGTATTGATCGTCGAGGACGACGCCACGCTGCTTCGTGGCCTGAGCGACAATTTTCGCGGCGCCGGATTCGTGGTAGAGACCGCGACTGACGGACAATCGGGACTGTCTCAGGTGCTGGCCGCACCGCCCCAGTTGCTGCTGTTGGACATCATGCTGCCACACTTGAACGGATACGATCTTTGCCGTCGCGTGCGAAAAGCAAACTTGGACCTGCCGATCTTGATGTTGACGGCGAAGGGGCAGGAAGAGGAGATCGTACGAGGCTTGGAATTGGGCGCCGACGACTACATGACCAAACCGTTTGGCATCCGCGAACTGCTAGCCCGAGCCCAACGTTTACTCCGCTCGCACCCAGGTCAGGCACAAGATTCGGTCACGCTTGGCGACGTCCGATTCGATCGCAGCGCTCGCAGGCTAGTGCGACAAGGTCAAACGATTGGGTTGACGGCGAAGGAATATCAGTTGCTTGAATATTTCGTCTCGCATCCCCACCGCGCTCTGACCCGCAGCAACATTCTGGATAACGTTTGGGGGCGTTCGCCGATCGTCACCACCCGAAGTGTCGACCGCTGTGTGGCCACGCTGCGAGCAAAGTTGGAAAGCGAACCGAGTCGCCCTCAGTTCATCCACACGATTCGTGACGTGGGATACCGATTTGAACCAGCCGATTGAGGGCTGCCGTTTATGATTAGTTGCGCCAAATTCAGTGAAACGGTGGCCGACTTCGGCTAAACTAGACGACAGCGGTGTGCGTTTAGGGATGAGTTCGGAAGCAACTCCAGCATTGACAAACTCAAAATCACCCTCCCGGAGGAGAGTGATATCCGGATCTTATTTCCTTGCGATTCCTACCTAACTGCGGTCTAGCCACGCTGACGCTAGTAATACCCGGCTGTCTCGAACGGCCGCCTGCCTTTGACGCCTGAGCTCTGCGAAATGCCAATTCATTCTGGCTGCCGATTCGTTCTTCTTTCACTCTTGATGCTTGTGGTCTGCGTGACCGCAGATTCGGTCGTGGTCGCCGGGGATCTTCGTGATCAGATCGAGCCACTGTTCGCTAAATACTGCAGCGACTGTCACGCCGGCGGAGCTGACGAGGGTGGGCTCGATCTGGATGTCTTGGGCGACGACTTGAGTGACGCCGAGACATTTGCTCGCTGGGAACGATTGTTTGACCGCGTGATGTTTGGCGAGATGCCGCCCAAGGATTCGTCGCCCGTCGCGACCGCCGATTTGGATTTGTTTCGGCGCTTGATCGACGGTCAACTGCAAGCCGCGCATCGGAACGCCAAGGGGACGGTCTACCGGCGTCTGAATCGGCGTGAATATCAAAACACGATGAACGATCTGTTCGGCACGAATTTAGATCTGCAGGGGCTGCTACCGGAAGACGGGCGGACGGGCGAGTTTGACAATGTTGGCGCATCACTGAACGTATCGATGGTCCAGTTGCAGCGTTATTTGGAAGCGGCTGATTTGGTGATGGATACGGCGATTGCAAAGACGGTCGCTAAGCCCGCAGCAAAAGTGAAACTTGCTAACTACGCCGACACTCGCGAGGGAGAAAAGCATATCGGGACGGCTTGGAAACAGCTCGACGATGGTTCAGTCGTGTTCTTTCGTGACCTGAGCTACCCGACCGGCATGTTGCGAACGGCGGATGTTCAGACGGCGGGACGTTACAAGATCCGAGTCACGGGGTACGCCTACCAGTCCGACAAACCGATCACGTTTGCAATCGGCGCGACGACGTTCCAGCGTGGGGCTGAGCGACCGACGTTCGCCTATCGCGAGATGAATCCAGGCGGCCCGATGACGGTCGAGGTTGAAGCCTGGATCGAAGAACGATACATGATCGAACTGACGCCTTGGGGGATTAGCGACCCGGACTATCTAATCAAGAAACACGGACTCGATGCGTACCAGGGACCGGGATTGGCTATCAGCCAAGTCGAACTGATTGGTCCGCTAGTTGATGAATTTCCCAGTCGCGGACATCGCCTGATGTTCACCGGTCTGGGCCGCAACGAGATCCCGCCTCGCAATCCCGAACTGAAAGACAAGCCGTGGTACGTTCCCCA
Proteins encoded in this window:
- a CDS encoding ATP-binding protein, translating into MPKSERLAWPILLLLMTVLVPSAGVVWMMREAVRNERLASNQRLREAYQIQLEAAGQAVRERWSSHASASQALSQNNDARSPARLFADLVSRGGLDSVLITDGQGDILYPDPPRSLRRRTESIDPLWLQAEKLEFTDRLFAEAAQAYTELAARSDDAVVSARARQAQVRCLIAANDNAAAIEVLQSQRTYSALYDADGRSLAAAAELRLLEIMPPQTAAWVEVRESLHQRLGNYDDVTMTSAQRRFLMNQLPQFTDQPIDWPMQDAEVLAAQAAATKGITQADASLQPTSLPGLWARASSDDRLIELYRTATLRKTLLQLTDGSLLPSGVAFAVTAPTETSDHLMDTSLGDDMGRWRLGLAMTGGDPFDDVSKQRRAVHLWIGLLVIAVTCVLAWLLATSLRQRLRLAQLKNDLVATVSHELKTPLASTRLLVDTLLSADENDDSQANAKQTREYLQLISHENARLTRLIDNFLTFSRMDQDKAILDFRTVDVGDLVNQAVTVFRERSGIDDDSLQVDEVPELSVSGDLDSLVTAVVNLLENAWKYSEDPRKITVTTDADQQHVRLAVRDNGIGMSAREIDRAFDRFYQVDQRVSRTRGGCGLGLGIVKAIAQSHGGSVRVESELGVGSRFTVCLPKLMTRTE
- a CDS encoding response regulator transcription factor, with amino-acid sequence MTNSPRVLIVEDDATLLRGLSDNFRGAGFVVETATDGQSGLSQVLAAPPQLLLLDIMLPHLNGYDLCRRVRKANLDLPILMLTAKGQEEEIVRGLELGADDYMTKPFGIRELLARAQRLLRSHPGQAQDSVTLGDVRFDRSARRLVRQGQTIGLTAKEYQLLEYFVSHPHRALTRSNILDNVWGRSPIVTTRSVDRCVATLRAKLESEPSRPQFIHTIRDVGYRFEPAD